CCGGCCGGGGAGGGCAGGAGCCTGGTCCGCTCCAGTGCGGCGCTCACCTCGTCGGCGGGCCGCGGGGACGGGGTGCCGGCCGTGACGCGGGTGCGCCGCATCCACAGGTTGTTGCTGTGTGCGCGGTCGATGTCGTCCAGCGCGTACAGCAGGACCTGGCCGAGCTGCAGGGCGGCGACGAAGGCGTCGATCATGGTGGCCGGGGCGTCCGGCGGGACGGCATGTGCGGGGTCGGAGGCCAGCGTGACGCGGGCGCGGGCCCGCAGGTCGTCCGGGCCGTCCGCGGTGACGCGCACTCCGGTGAGCAGTTGCCGGCGGGCGCGGTGCGAGATGCCGTACGGCGTGTTGTTCCAGGGGCCGGCCAGTTCCTGCTCGCAGGCGTAGACGCGGTCGGCGCCGGACGGGGTGCGGCCCGGGCTGTGCCGGGCGTGCACCCTGGCCGTCAGTGAGCCGATCCGGCAGTCGAGTGTGGTGGACCACTCCTCGCCGTTGCGCTGCGCGGCCACGAGCCGGCCGCTCACCGGCAGCGCCGCCAGGTCGTCCTCGTCGGGGCGCGAGCCGGCTTTCAGGTCGACGCGCTGCACGGTGAAGCGGGAGTCGGGGGTGAGCCCGAGGGTGTGGGCCGCGTACAGGCCGGTGAGCTGGGCGCCGAAGAGCATGGCGTCGATGGTGCTCAGATGGGGTTTGGGGCTCTGTTCTCCTTTGCGCGACCAAAGGCCCGGTATGGCGATACGGGCGGTGGCTCGGATCCCTCCGACGCCTTCGTCTCCCGGCGATACGGTGAGATCGCTCAGGGAGTGCTCGACACGCTTGAAACCCTCGCCGAGGAACCGGCTGTCTCGCGGGCCGAGGAAGTCGTCTATGGAGGCAAGTTCCAGGGATGGCACAGGCGCTCCTTGTCTCGCCGAAGAGCCGCTGTCCGCCCCGTGCCGCTCAGCGCACGGTGCGGGTCATTCGGTGAAGGCTTCGGCGATGGCGTAGCTGTCTTCGTACATGTGGTAGCGGGTGATCCGTGCGTTCTCGACGCGCACGTGCAGGGCGTAGCTGTTGGTGAAGCTCTTTGCGGTGGCCAGGACACCGAAGACGGAGTCGGCCGTCACCACCGCGTCCTGCCCGTCGACGATGCGCGCGGTGAGGGTGAAGCTCTGCGGGCCCGTCAGCACCTTGGGGAAGATCTGGAAGAATTCGGAGATCTCCGCCTTGGTGGTGCGGGTGCCCGTCCACGGCACGCGGGGGCTTCCCTGGACGCGGAAGTCCACGTGGTCGGCGAACAGTTCCAGCAGGCCCGGCAGGTCGCCGGCCCCGAACTTCTCGAAGAACGAGTCCAGGACCGCCTGGGTGGACCGCTGCTGTGTCGTCATGTCGCTGTCTCTCTGCTCGTGCGCTACCGGTGGGTCAGTGCCGCGCGTCCGGTGAGGAATGCCGCCGTCTGCTCGGCGACGCGCCGGCCCAGGTGCTCGGCCGTGGCGATGTCCGCCTTGTGCACGGCGTCGGGGGGCAGGTCTCCGGGCAGGGTTGCGGCGGCGCCGTTGAAGTACCCGAGCCGGTTCAGGTCGTTCTCGCTCTCGTGGCTGAGGTGCCAGCCCGGGAGCAGGCCGAGGCTGACCCAGATCATTCCGTGCTGGGCGCCCAGGGTCGCGAAGTAGCCGAGGCTGGAGTCCTTGTCGCCCGCCTTGCAGGCGCTGATGGTGAACCCCGAGCCGAGTTTGTCCTTCCAGGCCTGGCGTGCCCAGCGCTTGTTGGTCGATTCGGCGAAGGCGTGGAACTTCCCCGACGCCGACCCCATGTAGGTGGGCGCCCCGAACACGATCGCGTCGGCCGTGTCGAGGATCTCCCACTTGGCGTCGTCCATGGCGTCGACGATCACCATGGTCGTCTCGGCGCCCGCGGCCTGCGCGCCGGTCCGGACGGCCTGCGCCAGTACCTCGGTGTGGCCTCTGCCGGAGTGGTAGGCAACGGCGATTCTGGGCGGCTTGTGCATCGGTGTTCTCCTCGATGGCAGGGGGCTCACGCCCGGGCGGAAATCCGCTCGGTCTCCATGCGGAAGTCCTGCCGGCCGTACTCCTGGCGGGCCAGTTCGATGGCTTCCGCCGTGCTCATGACCGGCTTCAGGTCGAAGATCCCCGCGATGGTCTCCAGGCGCTGCGCCATCGCGCCGCCGACCACGTGGTAGGGGATCTCCAGTTCGTCGAGCGTGGCCAGCAGCATCGTGTCGATGGTCGCGCGGAACTCGTTGTTCATCGGCCGGTGGCCGTCCGCCGCGATCGGCAGTTCGTGGCGCAGGTGGACGTAGGCGTCGTAGGTGCTTTTGACGTGCTGTTTGAACGCCTGTCCGTACTGTTCGACGACCTGCGCGAAGAAGGCCATCTCCTCGGAGTCGTGTGCCGTTCGGCGGTCCTGGCCGTCCGCGGTGGCGTTCGGGTTCATGCCGTACCTGACCCGGGCCGCCCCGTACAGCCATTCCTGCAGGGAGGAGCCGTCGGAGATGAAGTTGTCCCCCAGCAGCGCTTCCTGCACGGCGCGGCCGGTGTGCCGGCGGAGGGTGAGCTGAAGGAACTGGGGCGGCGTCACGTCCGCGAGTTTCAGGCCGGGGAGGGCCTCGGGCATGATCCCGCGGATCGTCCGGGCCAGGCTGCGCGGAACGCCGGTGTAGTGCGACAAGGCCATCACCGTGGAGGTCTTGCCCGAAGAGTAGGTGCCGGATACGGATATCTTCACGAGTGCTCCCAGTGGTGACGGGTCCTCAAGCGGCGGCCCGGACCGGTCCGGGCCGCCGTCTTCGCCAGGGGGCCGGCGGTTCGGCCGGTCAGGCGACCTTCGTCGCGGACAGGATGGCCTGGACCGGGATGACGTCCGGCGGGATCTCGGAGGGGGCCTTGGTGACGGCCTTCGTCACCTTGAACCCGCACTCCTCCAGCCAGCTCTGGTAGACCGACAGCTGCTGCGGGCCGCCCTGGCCCATGGCGCAGCCGATGAAGAAGGCCGGGAAGAAGTCGACGTTGTAGTTGTCGGTGTCGGTGATGTCCTCCGGGTACACCGGCACCATGATGTTGACCTGGCCGCCGACCTCCAGGGACGCGTTGACCCCCTTGAGGATCCTGAAGACGTCGTCCTTGTCGAACATGTCCAGGAAGTGCTTGATCAGGACGATGTCGAAGCCCTCGGGGACGCCGTCGAAGACGTCGCCGCCGATGAACGAGCAGTGCTCCGCCACCCCGTGGGTCCTGAAGTTCTCCAGGGCCTCGTTCTCCTTCTCCGG
The sequence above is a segment of the Streptomyces asoensis genome. Coding sequences within it:
- a CDS encoding AvrD family protein, which gives rise to MPSLELASIDDFLGPRDSRFLGEGFKRVEHSLSDLTVSPGDEGVGGIRATARIAIPGLWSRKGEQSPKPHLSTIDAMLFGAQLTGLYAAHTLGLTPDSRFTVQRVDLKAGSRPDEDDLAALPVSGRLVAAQRNGEEWSTTLDCRIGSLTARVHARHSPGRTPSGADRVYACEQELAGPWNNTPYGISHRARRQLLTGVRVTADGPDDLRARARVTLASDPAHAVPPDAPATMIDAFVAALQLGQVLLYALDDIDRAHSNNLWMRRTRVTAGTPSPRPADEVSAALERTRLLPSPAGTWRTAEVVGSLHGVQARAGVGHLLPEPSLTSAPSGRSSR
- a CDS encoding flavodoxin family protein translates to MHKPPRIAVAYHSGRGHTEVLAQAVRTGAQAAGAETTMVIVDAMDDAKWEILDTADAIVFGAPTYMGSASGKFHAFAESTNKRWARQAWKDKLGSGFTISACKAGDKDSSLGYFATLGAQHGMIWVSLGLLPGWHLSHESENDLNRLGYFNGAAATLPGDLPPDAVHKADIATAEHLGRRVAEQTAAFLTGRAALTHR
- a CDS encoding AAA family ATPase, giving the protein MKISVSGTYSSGKTSTVMALSHYTGVPRSLARTIRGIMPEALPGLKLADVTPPQFLQLTLRRHTGRAVQEALLGDNFISDGSSLQEWLYGAARVRYGMNPNATADGQDRRTAHDSEEMAFFAQVVEQYGQAFKQHVKSTYDAYVHLRHELPIAADGHRPMNNEFRATIDTMLLATLDELEIPYHVVGGAMAQRLETIAGIFDLKPVMSTAEAIELARQEYGRQDFRMETERISARA
- a CDS encoding nuclear transport factor 2 family protein, yielding MTTQQRSTQAVLDSFFEKFGAGDLPGLLELFADHVDFRVQGSPRVPWTGTRTTKAEISEFFQIFPKVLTGPQSFTLTARIVDGQDAVVTADSVFGVLATAKSFTNSYALHVRVENARITRYHMYEDSYAIAEAFTE